The following proteins are co-located in the Takifugu flavidus isolate HTHZ2018 unplaced genomic scaffold, ASM371156v2 ctg767, whole genome shotgun sequence genome:
- the LOC130521182 gene encoding cytohesin-1-like isoform X1, producing MQRNKQMAIGRKKFNMDPKKGIRFLIDTSLLKSTSDEIAKFLYKGEGLNKTAIGEYLGERDDFNIAVLHAFLELHEFTDLNLVQALRQFLWSFRLPGEAQKIDRMMEAFAQRYCRCNPGVFQSTDTCYVLSFAVIMLNTSLHNPNVKDKPSVQRFTAMNRGINDGGDLPEDLLRNLYDSIKNEPFKIPEDDGNDLTHTFFNPDREGWLLKLGGRVKTWKRRWFILTDNCLYYFEYTTDKEPRGIIPLENLSIREVEDSKKPNCFELFIPDHKDQVIKACKTEADGRVVEGNHTFYRISAPTAEEEKDEWISSIK from the exons atgcagaggaacaaacaaATGGCCATCGGCCGGAAGAAGTTCAACATGGACCCCAAGAAG GGGATCCGCTTCCTGATCGACACTTCTCTCCTGAAGAGCACGAGCGATGAAATCGCCAAATTTCTCTacaagggggaggggcttaacAAGACGGCTATTGGCGAGTACCTCGGGGAACG GGATGACTTCAACATTGCGGTTCTGCACGCCTTCTTGGAGCTGCACGAGTTCACGGACCTGAACCTGGTCCAGGCTCTGCGGCAGTTCCTCTGGAGCTTCAGGCTGCCCGGAGAGGCCCAGAAGATCGACCGCATGATGGAGGCGTTCGCCCAGAGATACTGCCGCTGTAACCCGGGGGTGTTCCAGagcacag ACACCTGTTATGTGTTGTCCTTCGCCGTCATCATGTTGAACACCAGCCTGCACAACCCCAACGTGAAGGACAAACCCTCCGTGCAGAGGTTCACGGCCATGAACAGGGGCATCAACGATGGAGGAGACCTGCCGGAGGACCTACTGAGG AACTTGTACGACAGCATCAAGAACGAGCCCTTTAAGATCCCCGAGGACGACGGCAACGACCTGACACACACCTTCTTCAACCCGGACAGAGAAGGGTGGCTCCTGAAACTCG GTGGACGAGTGAAGACCTGGAAGAGACGCTGGTTCATCCTGACAGACAACTGCCTGTACTACTTCGAATACACCACT gACAAAGAACCCAGAGGAATTATCCCGCTGGAAAATCTGAGCATCCGAGAAGTTGAAGATTCCAAGAAACCG AACTGCTTTGAGCTCTTCATCCCCGACCACAAAGACCAGGTGATAAAGGCCTGCAAGACGGAGGCGGACGGCCGCGTCGTCGAGGGCAACCACACTTTCTACCGCATCTCGGCGCCgacggcggaggaggagaaggacgagTGGATCAGCAGCATCAAGTGA
- the LOC130521182 gene encoding cytohesin-1-like isoform X2, with amino-acid sequence MQRNKQMAIGRKKFNMDPKKGIRFLIDTSLLKSTSDEIAKFLYKGEGLNKTAIGEYLGERDDFNIAVLHAFLELHEFTDLNLVQALRQFLWSFRLPGEAQKIDRMMEAFAQRYCRCNPGVFQSTDTCYVLSFAVIMLNTSLHNPNVKDKPSVQRFTAMNRGINDGGDLPEDLLRNLYDSIKNEPFKIPEDDGNDLTHTFFNPDREGWLLKLGGGRVKTWKRRWFILTDNCLYYFEYTTDKEPRGIIPLENLSIREVEDSKKPNCFELFIPDHKDQVIKACKTEADGRVVEGNHTFYRISAPTAEEEKDEWISSIKAAIRDPFYEMLASRKKKVSSLKAL; translated from the exons atgcagaggaacaaacaaATGGCCATCGGCCGGAAGAAGTTCAACATGGACCCCAAGAAG GGGATCCGCTTCCTGATCGACACTTCTCTCCTGAAGAGCACGAGCGATGAAATCGCCAAATTTCTCTacaagggggaggggcttaacAAGACGGCTATTGGCGAGTACCTCGGGGAACG GGATGACTTCAACATTGCGGTTCTGCACGCCTTCTTGGAGCTGCACGAGTTCACGGACCTGAACCTGGTCCAGGCTCTGCGGCAGTTCCTCTGGAGCTTCAGGCTGCCCGGAGAGGCCCAGAAGATCGACCGCATGATGGAGGCGTTCGCCCAGAGATACTGCCGCTGTAACCCGGGGGTGTTCCAGagcacag ACACCTGTTATGTGTTGTCCTTCGCCGTCATCATGTTGAACACCAGCCTGCACAACCCCAACGTGAAGGACAAACCCTCCGTGCAGAGGTTCACGGCCATGAACAGGGGCATCAACGATGGAGGAGACCTGCCGGAGGACCTACTGAGG AACTTGTACGACAGCATCAAGAACGAGCCCTTTAAGATCCCCGAGGACGACGGCAACGACCTGACACACACCTTCTTCAACCCGGACAGAGAAGGGTGGCTCCTGAAACTCG GAG GTGGACGAGTGAAGACCTGGAAGAGACGCTGGTTCATCCTGACAGACAACTGCCTGTACTACTTCGAATACACCACT gACAAAGAACCCAGAGGAATTATCCCGCTGGAAAATCTGAGCATCCGAGAAGTTGAAGATTCCAAGAAACCG AACTGCTTTGAGCTCTTCATCCCCGACCACAAAGACCAGGTGATAAAGGCCTGCAAGACGGAGGCGGACGGCCGCGTCGTCGAGGGCAACCACACTTTCTACCGCATCTCGGCGCCgacggcggaggaggagaaggacgagTGGATCAGCAGCATCAA agccgcCATCAGGGATCCCTTCTACGAGATGCTGGCCTCTCGCAAGAAGAAGGTTTCGTCCCTGAAGGCGCTTTAG